A section of the Spirosoma pollinicola genome encodes:
- a CDS encoding MGMT family protein: MPEQRDYFEEVYEVVRLIPKGRVTTYGTIAKYLSLRAGARMVGWAMNGCHNRPDIPAHRVVNSIGVLTGKHFFGEPNVMQRLLEDEGVRVENDRVVDFKTMFWDPMIELAI, translated from the coding sequence ATGCCCGAACAGCGCGATTATTTTGAGGAAGTTTATGAGGTAGTGCGCCTGATACCAAAAGGCCGTGTAACGACTTACGGCACTATTGCTAAGTACCTAAGTCTGCGGGCGGGTGCCCGAATGGTTGGCTGGGCAATGAACGGGTGTCATAATCGCCCCGATATCCCCGCGCATAGGGTTGTTAACAGTATTGGTGTATTGACCGGCAAACACTTTTTCGGGGAGCCGAACGTCATGCAGCGACTCCTCGAAGACGAAGGCGTTCGGGTTGAAAATGACCGGGTTGTCGATTTTAAAACTATGTTTTGGGACCCAATGATCGAGTTGGCGATTTAG
- a CDS encoding precorrin-2 dehydrogenase/sirohydrochlorin ferrochelatase family protein: protein MNTLFPIFVKAENLHILIVGGGYVGLEKLTALLGNSPDARVTLVASAIRDEIREMATQYPKLQLIQEPYHALYLSDKDLVIVGTNDKDVNRQVQVDCKARRILVNVADTPALCDFYLSSVVKKGDLKIAISTNGKSPTFAKRFREVLEDILPDSLQETLDNLTAIRNQLKGDFVQKMEKLNEITKVLK from the coding sequence ATGAACACCCTCTTCCCTATTTTCGTCAAGGCTGAAAACCTGCACATCCTTATAGTGGGGGGCGGCTATGTTGGTCTCGAAAAACTGACAGCGCTTCTGGGAAATTCGCCGGATGCCCGCGTTACGCTTGTGGCGTCCGCAATACGCGACGAAATCCGGGAAATGGCAACGCAGTACCCTAAACTGCAGCTCATTCAGGAACCCTACCATGCGCTTTATCTCTCCGACAAAGACTTGGTTATTGTGGGTACTAATGATAAGGACGTTAATCGGCAGGTACAGGTCGACTGCAAAGCCCGACGAATTCTTGTCAACGTTGCCGACACCCCCGCGTTATGTGATTTCTACCTGAGTTCGGTTGTCAAAAAAGGCGACCTGAAAATCGCCATTTCGACCAATGGTAAGTCGCCCACCTTTGCCAAACGTTTCCGTGAAGTGCTGGAAGACATTCTGCCCGATAGCTTGCAGGAAACGCTCGACAACCTGACCGCCATCCGCAACCAGCTTAAGGGTGATTTTGTGCAAAAAATGGAGAAACTAAACGAGATAACGAAAGTGTTGAAATAG
- a CDS encoding NADPH-dependent FMN reductase, with amino-acid sequence MHILAISGSLRAGSTNTALLRATAELATDIVRIILYDGLDDIPPFSPERDKENTSASVNQLRQLLREADAVLFCTPEYIHGMPGVLKNMLDWLASSGEFVDKPVGVISAGPSDMGGSRAHASLSYTLKILTAQLPEKASLIVPFVRQKIDADGQVIDPALNQQLRDVVDALVQAVQDNRQPV; translated from the coding sequence ATGCATATTCTCGCTATTTCGGGCAGCCTTCGAGCTGGTTCAACCAACACCGCCCTGTTACGCGCTACCGCCGAACTGGCCACGGATATAGTACGTATCATACTATATGACGGCTTGGACGATATTCCGCCCTTCAGTCCCGAGCGCGATAAGGAAAATACATCAGCGTCTGTCAACCAACTTCGCCAGTTGCTTCGGGAAGCCGATGCTGTGCTTTTTTGCACACCCGAATACATTCATGGTATGCCCGGTGTCCTGAAAAATATGCTCGACTGGCTGGCCTCATCAGGGGAATTTGTCGATAAGCCTGTTGGTGTAATTAGCGCCGGACCTTCGGATATGGGCGGCTCAAGGGCACACGCGTCGCTGTCGTACACCCTGAAAATTTTGACCGCTCAACTTCCCGAGAAGGCATCGCTGATTGTGCCATTCGTTCGGCAAAAAATAGATGCTGATGGTCAGGTGATAGACCCCGCGTTAAATCAGCAACTCCGGGATGTAGTTGATGCGCTGGTGCAAGCCGTGCAGGATAACAGACAACCGGTATAA